A single genomic interval of Agromyces cerinus harbors:
- a CDS encoding alpha/beta fold hydrolase encodes MSTTPDTASGPVTSYAKAPTRTITAGGVTYAYRELGPKGGVPVVFFVHLAATLDNWDPRIIDPIAEGRHVIAFDNRGVGASTGEVPDSVEAMAADAYTFVRALGFDQIDIFSFSLGGMVAQALVVEHPELVRKLVLTGTGPAGGAGIDKVAGVTYFDILRATLTRSDPKEFLFFNRNATGKPAAKAFVSRLQERTVDRDAPITTKAFQTQLKAIKKWGRSAPADLSKLTQPTLIANGDHDRMVPSVLSDDLHRRIAGSELIIYPDSGHGGIFQFHDRFAPVAARFLAR; translated from the coding sequence ATGAGCACCACCCCCGATACCGCGAGCGGGCCGGTCACGTCCTACGCGAAGGCCCCCACCCGCACGATCACCGCCGGCGGCGTCACCTACGCCTACCGCGAGCTCGGCCCGAAGGGTGGCGTGCCCGTCGTCTTCTTCGTGCACCTCGCCGCGACCCTCGACAACTGGGACCCGCGCATCATCGACCCCATCGCCGAGGGCCGCCACGTCATCGCGTTCGACAACCGCGGGGTCGGCGCTTCCACCGGCGAGGTGCCCGACTCGGTCGAGGCGATGGCCGCTGACGCCTACACCTTCGTCCGCGCGCTCGGCTTCGACCAGATCGACATCTTCTCGTTCTCGCTCGGCGGCATGGTCGCCCAAGCCCTCGTCGTCGAGCACCCCGAGCTCGTGCGCAAGCTCGTGCTCACCGGCACCGGCCCCGCCGGCGGCGCCGGCATCGACAAGGTCGCCGGCGTCACCTACTTCGACATCCTGCGCGCGACCCTGACCCGCTCCGACCCGAAGGAGTTCCTCTTCTTCAACCGCAACGCCACCGGCAAGCCCGCCGCGAAGGCGTTCGTCAGCCGACTCCAGGAGCGCACCGTCGACCGCGACGCCCCGATCACGACGAAGGCGTTCCAGACGCAGCTGAAGGCGATCAAGAAGTGGGGTCGCTCGGCGCCCGCAGACCTCTCGAAGCTCACCCAGCCCACCCTGATCGCCAATGGCGACCACGACCGCATGGTGCCCTCGGTGCTTTCCGACGACCTGCACCGCCGCATCGCGGGGTCGGAGCTGATCATCTACCCCGACTCCGGCCACGGCGGCATCTTCCAGTTCCACGACCGCTTCGCGCCCGTGGCCGCCCGGTTCCTCGCGCGCTGA
- a CDS encoding TetR/AcrR family transcriptional regulator, protein MASVTAPVGRRERNKQVKLERITAAARELFAEHGVDDVTTQQIAEKADIGAGTLFLYAKTKGELLLLVQNSGYADALEEGRAAAESLPDALEAVMAIVRPVVHCNRIQIDNGRTYLRELVFGDPEEPHHRDALTLTAQTEEAVAAVLRRDDRLGERDAATLARVVSAIMFVTMAATANITRTVDELVQDIRDQVGVLLPS, encoded by the coding sequence ATGGCCTCGGTCACGGCACCGGTCGGGCGGCGCGAGCGGAACAAGCAGGTCAAGCTCGAACGCATCACGGCCGCCGCGCGAGAACTCTTCGCCGAGCACGGCGTCGACGACGTCACCACGCAGCAGATCGCCGAGAAGGCCGATATCGGCGCCGGCACCCTCTTCCTCTACGCCAAGACCAAGGGCGAGCTGCTCCTGCTCGTGCAGAATTCCGGCTACGCCGACGCCCTCGAAGAGGGACGGGCGGCCGCCGAGAGCCTGCCCGATGCGCTCGAGGCGGTGATGGCGATCGTGCGCCCGGTCGTGCACTGCAACCGCATCCAGATCGACAACGGGCGCACCTACCTGCGCGAGCTGGTCTTCGGCGACCCCGAAGAGCCGCACCACCGCGACGCGCTCACGCTGACCGCGCAGACCGAAGAGGCCGTCGCCGCCGTGCTGCGTCGCGACGACCGCCTCGGCGAGCGCGACGCCGCCACCCTCGCGCGCGTCGTCTCGGCGATCATGTTCGTCACCATGGCGGCGACGGCGAACATCACCCGCACCGTCGACGAACTCGTGCAGGACATTCGCGACCAGGTCGGCGTGCTGCTCCCGAGCTGA
- a CDS encoding beta strand repeat-containing protein — MSNALRLQSVAALAPDSRRSTRLALVLFTVLAMIVVLATPSVAFAADTETQLRYACAQKSNGLMRAASSPGDCRPKQETPVTIWPGPTSLCIQPDGSVRRFASAKSCTGAKPAGTVLVVPTTTGEPVYFCAPASGVLRRVSAATACLSTEQRYVIGNHAPSALTLSNDSLPENEPAGTIVGTLGLVDDDPAATPAFSLVSGAGSGDNAAFTITGSTLKTAASFDFETKASYSIRVRGTDGYGGSLEQVFTISVLDVVEDVPPTAVADTATVEEDAAPTTVDVLVNDDDIDGGPISISQVSQPVNGTVVIAGDEASVTYEPDPGFCNDPPGTTIDEFTYTLAPGGSTTTVGVTVTCVDDLPVAADDEATVDEDAAATAIDVLANDTDSDGGARSITSVVQPEHGTVVITGGGTGLTYQPHAEYCNAPPGDANDVFSYTLTPGDANAQVSVKVICIADAPVADDETFDGPDAAVGNTFLVIDDPTDGAIDLSRPHLLVAGNLLEGDTDADPGTELAIESGVTVTEQGGFVYLEADGDFAYLPPVGCTAATDGFDYTVTDRGAVQALTDTGHVTIAISDCVWYVDNAADGNDGNGSKPFDTIAQAAAASSAGDDIFVFDGDGTSTGYSTAIVLDDDQQLIGEASDLVVGGRTLHVGDPAKRPVITATSGANVVSLGVGNRVAGLEVHPVTAGGGIGVSGPGGDATIDDVRIVDTVAGGIGLALQDATGTNTIGDLEVDVIGLGVVVNDSAKIVFDPAATVSIRTSGTGWAFLAQRSNLEGSQIDRIVVDDSFDGGVRLQQTTGAITFGDLDIRTLNSTQAAFSLSLTGPVTVPASATAKIVATNGPAVHVGASSGSSLSFDEVTSTKSSVYGINIDEIGAGTFSAAAGELSAGPFGSTPFRVRGGSGDISYGGSITDGPATTSVDIQSRTGGTVTLSGSITDGSDAGGGVVVANNTGGATVFSGESKHLETGANPGVSFGSSNGHTLSITGGGLDVTTTSGVPLAASLSGTIVVTGEGNTLSSTTGTGLSIVLTGIGADDVTFRRISSNGAPSGIVLLGTGTAGGLHVTGDGSTVQGGDASGGTIAATTGDGISLLSTADVSLRNMRVENSAGNGIGGVGVIGFSFLSGTVTGAGDADGEDGIAFDGSNANLSGAVDISNSVLTSNEASGISITNAGGTISSATITGNRISDAGDLLTPGAALLLQATGTTGGAATITKATISSNVITDFRSGHGIRLISGNQAGAAKSTLGIPGNLTNVVAVTGNRMDGGSGGIEQQPEAFVDMQVLGAADANVDVSTNGTDAEPIRHLDCQAISVLTGGAANVTAKFDANVIAAGSRPGCAGINANAISLNTVGATLAARVTNNKVSATGGPGIFVGASGAGMTTARVTGNNVLAPIGDGYAGYAGIIVAAGSIAGPDSPVCVSITGNTTAGGTGVFQATGIQLSKLSTDPTINDFGIEGLPQGQTASPAVENYINGLNTSASGSVGVGGTVLSTATSGFSSCTTGL, encoded by the coding sequence GTGTCCAACGCGCTTCGTCTGCAATCCGTCGCTGCCCTCGCCCCGGATTCGCGCCGGTCGACTCGGCTCGCACTCGTGCTGTTCACGGTGCTGGCGATGATCGTCGTGCTCGCGACCCCGTCGGTCGCGTTCGCGGCCGACACCGAGACGCAGCTGCGCTATGCGTGCGCGCAGAAGTCGAACGGGCTGATGCGGGCGGCTTCGAGCCCCGGCGACTGCCGTCCGAAGCAGGAGACGCCGGTCACGATCTGGCCGGGCCCGACCTCGCTCTGCATCCAGCCCGACGGCTCGGTGCGCCGCTTCGCGTCGGCGAAGTCGTGCACGGGCGCGAAGCCGGCCGGCACGGTGCTCGTCGTGCCGACCACGACGGGCGAGCCCGTGTACTTCTGCGCGCCCGCCTCTGGCGTGCTGCGCCGGGTGAGCGCCGCGACCGCGTGCCTCAGCACCGAGCAGCGCTACGTGATCGGCAACCACGCCCCGAGCGCCCTCACGCTCTCGAACGATTCGCTGCCCGAGAACGAACCCGCGGGCACGATCGTCGGCACCCTCGGCCTCGTCGACGACGACCCCGCCGCGACGCCGGCGTTCTCGCTCGTCAGCGGCGCCGGCAGCGGCGACAACGCGGCGTTCACGATCACCGGATCGACGCTCAAGACCGCGGCGAGCTTCGACTTCGAGACGAAGGCGAGCTACTCGATCCGCGTGCGCGGCACCGACGGGTACGGCGGCAGCCTCGAGCAGGTGTTCACGATCAGCGTGCTCGACGTCGTCGAAGACGTGCCGCCGACCGCGGTCGCCGACACGGCGACCGTCGAGGAGGACGCCGCGCCGACGACCGTCGACGTGCTCGTCAACGACGACGACATCGACGGCGGGCCGATCTCGATCAGCCAGGTCAGTCAGCCCGTGAACGGCACCGTCGTGATCGCCGGCGACGAGGCATCCGTCACCTACGAACCCGACCCCGGGTTCTGCAACGACCCGCCCGGCACGACCATCGACGAGTTCACCTACACCCTCGCACCCGGTGGCTCGACGACGACGGTCGGCGTGACGGTCACGTGTGTCGACGACCTGCCGGTCGCCGCCGACGACGAAGCCACGGTCGACGAGGATGCCGCCGCCACGGCGATCGACGTGCTCGCGAACGACACCGACAGCGATGGCGGCGCGCGCTCCATCACGAGCGTCGTGCAGCCCGAGCACGGCACGGTCGTCATCACGGGCGGCGGCACAGGGCTCACGTACCAACCCCATGCCGAGTACTGCAACGCGCCACCCGGTGACGCGAACGACGTGTTCAGCTACACGCTGACCCCCGGCGACGCGAACGCGCAGGTCTCGGTGAAGGTGATCTGCATCGCCGATGCGCCCGTCGCCGACGACGAGACGTTCGACGGTCCCGACGCGGCCGTCGGCAACACGTTCCTCGTCATCGACGACCCGACCGACGGCGCAATCGACCTCTCCCGCCCGCACCTCCTCGTCGCGGGCAACCTGCTCGAGGGCGACACCGACGCCGACCCGGGCACCGAGCTCGCGATCGAGTCCGGTGTCACCGTGACCGAGCAGGGCGGCTTCGTCTACCTCGAGGCCGACGGGGACTTCGCCTATCTGCCACCAGTCGGCTGCACCGCCGCCACCGACGGGTTCGACTACACGGTCACCGACCGGGGCGCCGTGCAGGCGCTGACCGACACCGGGCATGTGACCATCGCCATCAGCGACTGCGTCTGGTACGTCGACAACGCCGCCGACGGCAACGACGGCAACGGGAGCAAGCCGTTCGACACGATCGCGCAGGCCGCGGCGGCGAGCAGCGCGGGCGACGACATCTTCGTGTTCGACGGCGACGGCACCTCGACCGGGTATTCGACCGCGATCGTGCTCGACGACGACCAGCAGCTCATCGGCGAGGCATCCGACCTCGTCGTCGGCGGCCGCACCCTGCACGTGGGTGACCCGGCGAAGCGACCAGTGATCACGGCGACGAGCGGAGCGAATGTCGTCAGCCTCGGCGTCGGCAACCGTGTCGCCGGGCTCGAGGTGCACCCGGTCACCGCGGGCGGCGGCATCGGCGTCTCCGGCCCTGGCGGCGACGCGACCATCGACGACGTGCGCATCGTCGACACGGTCGCCGGCGGCATCGGGCTCGCGTTGCAGGACGCGACAGGTACGAACACGATCGGCGACCTCGAGGTCGACGTCATCGGCCTCGGCGTCGTCGTCAACGACAGCGCGAAGATCGTGTTCGATCCGGCGGCCACCGTGAGCATCCGCACCTCCGGAACCGGGTGGGCGTTCCTCGCGCAGCGCAGCAACCTCGAGGGAAGCCAGATCGACCGGATCGTCGTCGACGATTCGTTCGACGGCGGCGTCAGGCTGCAGCAGACGACCGGCGCCATCACCTTCGGCGACCTCGACATCCGCACGCTGAACTCGACCCAGGCGGCGTTCTCGCTCAGCCTGACCGGGCCGGTGACCGTGCCGGCGAGCGCGACCGCGAAGATCGTCGCGACCAACGGCCCGGCGGTCCACGTCGGCGCGTCGTCGGGCTCGTCGCTCTCGTTCGACGAGGTGACCTCGACGAAGAGCAGCGTGTACGGCATCAACATCGACGAGATCGGCGCGGGCACGTTCTCGGCGGCAGCCGGCGAGCTCTCCGCGGGGCCCTTCGGATCCACCCCCTTCAGGGTGCGCGGCGGCAGCGGCGACATCTCGTACGGCGGCTCGATCACCGACGGACCCGCAACCACGAGTGTCGACATCCAGAGCCGCACCGGCGGCACCGTCACGCTCTCGGGGTCGATCACCGACGGCAGCGACGCGGGCGGCGGCGTCGTCGTCGCGAACAACACCGGCGGCGCGACCGTGTTCTCGGGAGAGTCGAAGCACCTCGAGACGGGCGCGAATCCGGGCGTCTCGTTCGGGTCGTCCAACGGGCACACCCTCTCGATCACCGGTGGCGGCCTCGACGTCACGACGACGAGCGGGGTGCCGCTCGCCGCCTCCCTCTCGGGCACCATCGTCGTCACCGGCGAGGGAAACACGCTCTCGAGCACGACCGGCACCGGACTCTCGATCGTGCTGACCGGAATCGGGGCCGACGACGTCACGTTCCGGCGAATCTCCTCGAACGGGGCGCCCTCGGGCATCGTGCTGCTCGGCACGGGCACGGCGGGCGGCCTGCACGTCACGGGCGACGGCAGCACGGTTCAGGGCGGGGATGCCTCGGGCGGCACGATCGCCGCCACCACAGGTGACGGCATCTCGCTGCTGAGCACGGCGGATGTCTCGCTCCGCAACATGCGCGTCGAGAACAGCGCCGGCAACGGCATCGGGGGCGTCGGCGTCATCGGGTTCTCGTTCCTCAGCGGCACGGTCACGGGGGCGGGTGACGCCGACGGCGAAGACGGCATCGCCTTCGACGGGTCGAATGCCAACCTCTCGGGTGCGGTCGACATCTCGAACAGCGTGCTCACCTCGAACGAGGCATCCGGCATCTCGATCACGAATGCGGGCGGCACCATCTCGTCGGCGACAATCACCGGCAACCGCATCTCGGATGCCGGCGACCTGCTCACACCGGGGGCGGCGCTGCTGCTACAGGCCACCGGCACCACCGGCGGCGCCGCGACGATCACGAAGGCGACGATCTCGTCGAACGTGATCACCGATTTCCGCTCCGGGCACGGAATCAGGCTCATCAGCGGCAACCAGGCGGGAGCCGCGAAGTCGACGCTCGGGATTCCCGGCAACCTCACGAACGTCGTCGCGGTGACCGGCAACCGCATGGACGGCGGCAGCGGCGGCATCGAGCAGCAGCCCGAAGCGTTCGTCGACATGCAGGTGCTCGGCGCTGCCGACGCCAACGTCGACGTGTCGACGAACGGCACGGATGCCGAGCCGATCCGCCACCTCGACTGCCAGGCGATCTCGGTGCTCACGGGCGGCGCGGCGAACGTCACGGCCAAGTTCGATGCCAACGTCATCGCCGCGGGCAGCCGGCCGGGATGTGCCGGAATCAACGCGAACGCGATCTCGCTCAACACGGTCGGTGCGACCCTCGCGGCACGCGTGACGAACAACAAGGTCAGCGCGACCGGCGGCCCCGGCATCTTCGTCGGAGCGTCAGGCGCGGGCATGACCACGGCGAGGGTGACGGGCAACAACGTGCTCGCGCCTATCGGCGATGGGTATGCGGGGTACGCGGGCATCATCGTCGCAGCGGGCTCGATCGCCGGCCCGGATTCCCCCGTCTGCGTGTCGATCACGGGCAACACGACCGCCGGCGGCACCGGTGTGTTCCAGGCGACGGGCATCCAACTCTCGAAACTCTCGACCGACCCGACGATCAACGACTTCGGCATCGAGGGGCTCCCGCAGGGCCAGACGGCGTCGCCCGCCGTCGAGAACTACATCAACGGGCTCAACACGAGCGCGTCGGGCAGCGTCGGTGTCGGTGGCACCGTGCTCTCGACGGCGACGAGCGGGTTCAGCTCGTGCACGACCGGCCTGTGA
- a CDS encoding nuclear transport factor 2 family protein, producing MSDREDFLIWLQSEFVRAERAMFDGDDGPRRAIWSADEPVSVLGAWRNASNRAELVEAFEELSTSFSHCTDYAFDLIAFDVLGEAAYTVGYERASASIDGEPRTFTLRATQVYRREPGGWRVVHRHADKLG from the coding sequence ATGAGCGATCGCGAGGATTTCCTGATCTGGCTCCAGAGCGAGTTCGTGCGGGCCGAACGCGCCATGTTCGACGGCGACGACGGTCCGCGCCGCGCGATCTGGTCGGCGGATGAGCCGGTCAGCGTGCTCGGCGCCTGGCGCAACGCCTCGAATCGCGCCGAGCTGGTCGAGGCGTTCGAGGAGCTGTCGACGAGCTTCTCGCACTGCACCGACTACGCGTTCGACCTGATCGCCTTCGACGTGCTCGGCGAAGCGGCGTACACGGTCGGGTACGAGCGCGCCTCTGCCTCGATCGACGGCGAGCCGCGCACCTTCACCCTGCGCGCCACCCAGGTCTACCGCCGCGAGCCGGGCGGATGGCGCGTGGTGCACCGGCACGCCGACAAGCTCGGGTAG
- a CDS encoding ATP-dependent Clp protease ATP-binding subunit, whose amino-acid sequence MPEDFNPEAGASSFDEFLARYLAGEQARQARSIDLSRFLTARTQGILRQAGRFALERGQTELDALHILRVIVEDESVKQAIARIGVAPERLITATEARLPAAGDTADINAATITPSASRALFHSYQVARSAGSTYIDPEHLFFALVLGQDAPAGQVLARAGVTAEALTQGMRETIEAGMPGADGDTDASGIPGTGTSDTPMLDKFGTDLTELAANGELDPVIGRADEIEQTIEILSRRTKNNPVLIGEAGVGKTAIVEGLARAIVEESVPEALLDKRVISLDLPGMLAGTRYRGDFEERLTKTMEEIAAHKGELIIFIDEIHTVVGAGGSGDGGTDAGNILKPRLARGELHLVGATTLKEYRAIEKDPALERRFQPVRVGEPSIEDAVLILHGLKPAYEEHHGVQYTDAALRASVELSARYLTDRVLPDKAIDLIDQAGARLRLKLGMKTDVSALIARLADLEADKNAAVSAEHYEEASRIRDEISKVQDRLDAATEKGRAGFDKLNQQGDGLNQQSTVIDEAEIAAVISRATGIPVNRLTESERERLGDLEGELHARVIGQDDAVTAVAKAVRRSRTGMGDAKRPVGSFLFLGPTGVGKTELARALASSLFDDEQAIVRFDMSEFGERHTVSRLVGAPPGYVGYDEAGQLTERVRRNPYSIVLFDEIEKAHPDVFNLLLQVLDDGRLTDGQGRTVDFRNTVIVMTSNLGSEFLASRSGALGFVASTDGSGFSSSDDVRNRVMGKVREAMRPEFLNRIDEIVLFQKLDEPQLAQIVRLMLGATASRLAAREVAFEVTDAAVSLLAERGYEPEYGARPLRRVIQREIDDRISDLFVSGALGDGEGVQVDASGGEFVVTSVPRATVTLPVAA is encoded by the coding sequence GTGCCCGAAGACTTCAACCCCGAAGCCGGCGCGAGCTCGTTCGACGAGTTTCTCGCCCGCTATCTCGCGGGTGAGCAGGCGCGTCAGGCTCGGTCGATCGACCTCAGCCGGTTCCTGACCGCCCGTACTCAAGGCATCCTGCGTCAAGCAGGACGCTTCGCGCTCGAGCGCGGCCAGACCGAGCTCGACGCCCTGCACATCCTGCGCGTGATCGTCGAAGACGAGAGCGTCAAGCAGGCGATCGCCCGCATCGGGGTCGCCCCCGAGCGGCTCATCACCGCGACCGAGGCGCGCCTGCCCGCTGCCGGCGACACCGCCGACATCAACGCGGCAACGATCACCCCGAGCGCCTCCCGCGCGCTGTTCCACAGTTACCAGGTGGCGCGCTCGGCCGGCTCGACCTACATCGACCCCGAGCACCTCTTCTTCGCGCTCGTGCTGGGGCAAGACGCTCCTGCCGGCCAGGTGCTCGCGCGCGCCGGCGTCACCGCCGAGGCCCTCACGCAGGGCATGCGCGAGACGATCGAAGCGGGCATGCCGGGTGCTGATGGCGACACGGATGCCTCGGGCATTCCGGGCACCGGGACATCCGACACCCCCATGCTCGACAAGTTCGGCACCGATCTCACCGAGCTGGCCGCGAACGGCGAGCTCGACCCCGTGATCGGCCGTGCCGACGAGATCGAGCAGACCATCGAGATCCTCAGCCGTCGCACCAAGAACAACCCGGTGCTGATCGGCGAGGCCGGCGTCGGCAAGACGGCGATCGTCGAGGGCCTCGCCCGCGCGATCGTCGAGGAGTCGGTGCCCGAGGCACTGCTCGACAAGCGCGTGATCTCGCTCGACCTGCCCGGCATGCTCGCCGGCACCCGCTACCGCGGCGACTTCGAGGAGCGCCTCACCAAGACCATGGAGGAGATCGCCGCGCACAAGGGCGAGCTCATCATCTTCATCGATGAGATCCACACCGTGGTCGGCGCGGGCGGCTCTGGCGACGGCGGCACCGACGCGGGCAACATCCTGAAGCCGCGCCTCGCGCGCGGTGAGCTGCACCTCGTGGGTGCGACCACGCTCAAGGAGTACCGCGCCATCGAGAAGGACCCTGCCCTCGAGCGCCGGTTCCAGCCGGTGCGCGTGGGGGAGCCCTCCATCGAAGACGCCGTGCTGATCCTGCACGGGCTGAAGCCCGCCTACGAGGAGCACCACGGCGTGCAGTACACGGATGCCGCGCTGCGCGCCTCCGTCGAGCTGAGCGCCCGCTACCTCACCGACCGGGTGCTGCCCGACAAGGCCATCGACCTCATCGACCAGGCAGGCGCACGTCTGCGCCTGAAGCTCGGCATGAAGACGGATGTCTCCGCGCTCATCGCGCGACTCGCCGACCTCGAGGCCGACAAGAACGCCGCCGTGAGCGCCGAGCACTACGAGGAGGCCTCGCGCATCCGCGACGAGATCTCGAAGGTGCAGGATCGGCTCGATGCGGCCACCGAGAAGGGGCGCGCTGGTTTCGACAAGCTCAACCAGCAGGGTGACGGGCTCAACCAGCAGAGCACCGTGATCGACGAGGCCGAGATCGCCGCGGTGATCTCGCGGGCCACCGGCATTCCGGTGAACCGCCTCACCGAGAGCGAGCGCGAGCGCCTCGGCGACCTCGAGGGCGAGCTGCACGCGCGCGTCATCGGTCAGGACGACGCGGTCACCGCGGTCGCCAAGGCCGTGCGCCGCAGCCGCACCGGCATGGGCGACGCAAAGCGCCCGGTCGGGTCGTTCCTGTTCCTCGGGCCGACGGGTGTCGGCAAGACCGAGCTGGCGCGTGCGCTGGCGTCGTCGCTCTTCGACGACGAGCAGGCGATCGTGCGCTTCGACATGAGCGAGTTCGGCGAGCGGCACACGGTGTCGCGCCTCGTCGGCGCCCCTCCCGGCTATGTCGGGTACGACGAGGCCGGGCAGCTCACCGAGCGTGTGCGGCGCAACCCGTACTCGATCGTGCTGTTCGACGAGATCGAGAAGGCGCACCCCGACGTGTTCAACCTGCTGCTGCAGGTGCTCGACGACGGACGCCTGACCGACGGCCAGGGTCGCACGGTCGACTTCCGCAACACGGTGATCGTGATGACCTCGAACCTCGGTTCGGAGTTCCTCGCGTCGCGTTCGGGTGCACTCGGCTTCGTCGCCTCGACGGATGGCTCGGGCTTCAGCTCCTCCGATGACGTGCGCAACCGCGTCATGGGCAAGGTGCGCGAGGCCATGCGCCCCGAGTTCCTGAACCGCATCGACGAGATCGTGCTGTTCCAGAAGCTCGACGAGCCGCAGCTCGCACAGATCGTGCGCCTCATGCTCGGCGCCACCGCGTCGCGGCTCGCCGCGCGCGAGGTCGCCTTCGAGGTGACGGATGCCGCGGTGTCGCTGCTGGCCGAACGCGGCTACGAGCCCGAGTACGGTGCCCGGCCCCTGCGCCGCGTGATCCAGCGCGAGATCGACGACCGCATCAGCGACCTCTTCGTGAGCGGTGCGCTCGGCGACGGCGAGGGCGTGCAGGTGGATGCCTCGGGCGGCGAGTTCGTCGTGACATCCGTGCCCCGCGCGACCGTGACGCTGCCGGTGGCGGCGTAA
- a CDS encoding DUF4190 domain-containing protein: MTDPNQPQEPTVPTPPAAPDHIAAPPAAPAAPEAPAAPAAPAAAEAPAAPAAPAAPAYTPAPAAAPAPAAAYGAPAAAPVPGKGLGIAGLVLAIVLPLVGLIVSIIAKSQSKKAGVKNTPATAGIIVGAILTVLGIIATIVIIAVSASLVGGVVDMCSELGPGVWELDGVTYTCE, from the coding sequence ATGACCGACCCGAACCAGCCGCAGGAACCCACCGTTCCGACGCCGCCCGCAGCGCCCGACCACATCGCAGCGCCGCCCGCAGCGCCCGCGGCACCCGAAGCTCCTGCTGCTCCCGCAGCGCCTGCTGCAGCCGAGGCGCCCGCCGCTCCGGCAGCCCCGGCCGCCCCGGCCTACACGCCGGCTCCTGCTGCCGCGCCGGCTCCGGCCGCCGCATACGGCGCACCCGCGGCCGCGCCGGTTCCCGGCAAGGGCCTCGGCATCGCCGGCCTCGTGCTGGCGATCGTGCTGCCCCTCGTCGGCCTCATCGTGAGCATCATCGCGAAGTCGCAGTCGAAGAAGGCCGGCGTGAAGAACACCCCCGCCACGGCAGGCATCATCGTCGGCGCGATCCTGACCGTGCTCGGCATCATCGCCACGATCGTCATCATCGCGGTCAGCGCGTCGCTCGTCGGCGGCGTCGTCGACATGTGCAGCGAGCTCGGCCCGGGCGTCTGGGAGCTCGACGGGGTCACCTACACCTGCGAGTGA
- a CDS encoding strictosidine synthase codes for MTNTIPFTKKALASSILLWMRTDQPRQQGMEHWKGPHSKIISASPGLDEYRQLHLDATIPGLWPATHGVETTIPADRKIDGVAEVTFASALAPVQGRAQTKLAFQDEVNVFRRTLMYAGPPNSTRWYERNGDTGSRALVYVRRREGVGTRAFRRYLTDSLVPALTKAAPVTELRTQVFMPWNEKLWNTPDVAHDNPADQRFHASLVLGFADASARAAFFEGDAISTMSDELSMFASAAHAYNVSEALTYVREGRVLPHYAQN; via the coding sequence ATGACGAACACGATTCCGTTCACGAAGAAGGCGCTCGCGTCATCGATCCTGCTGTGGATGCGCACCGATCAGCCCCGCCAGCAGGGCATGGAGCACTGGAAGGGCCCGCACTCGAAGATCATCTCGGCAAGCCCGGGGCTCGACGAGTACCGGCAGCTCCACCTCGACGCCACCATTCCCGGTCTCTGGCCCGCCACGCACGGCGTCGAGACGACCATTCCCGCAGATCGCAAGATCGACGGGGTCGCCGAGGTCACCTTCGCCTCCGCGCTCGCGCCAGTGCAGGGCCGTGCGCAGACCAAGCTCGCGTTCCAAGACGAGGTGAACGTGTTCCGGCGCACCCTGATGTACGCCGGCCCGCCGAACTCCACCCGCTGGTACGAGCGAAACGGCGACACGGGGTCACGTGCCCTCGTCTACGTCAGGCGACGCGAGGGCGTCGGCACTCGAGCGTTCCGGAGGTACCTCACCGACAGCCTCGTGCCTGCGCTCACGAAGGCCGCACCCGTGACCGAGCTGCGCACCCAGGTCTTCATGCCCTGGAACGAGAAGCTCTGGAACACCCCCGACGTCGCCCACGACAATCCCGCCGACCAGCGGTTCCACGCCTCCTTGGTGCTCGGCTTCGCCGATGCCTCCGCGCGCGCGGCATTCTTCGAGGGCGACGCGATCTCGACCATGTCAGACGAGCTGTCGATGTTCGCATCGGCGGCGCACGCCTACAACGTCTCCGAGGCGTTGACATACGTGAGAGAGGGCCGAGTCCTCCCGCATTATGCTCAGAACTGA